One part of the Dyadobacter sp. 676 genome encodes these proteins:
- a CDS encoding M14 family zinc carboxypeptidase codes for MTKPIILPLFFLLITLITVDSQAQTKDLADRLYQAHQTFREQALTQRRFKQKDILPLISGREGNAMYHIEKVGESFEGRPIQMIRIGNGKKKVLLWTQMHGDEPTATMASFDIFNFLEGKNDGFDEFRKKLLDNTTLYFVPMLNPDGAERYQRRTMQGIDMNRDAAAGQTPEAQILKGLVDRLKPDYGFNLHDQNPRYSAGRSPKLATVSFLATSYDYELSVNDVRQRSMQLIVGMNRILQRYIPGQVARYADDHEPRGFGDNVQKWGTTLVLIESGGYVGDPEKQYIRQLNFMAILSSLDKIADNSLTKENREEYYNIPENGRWVYDLVVRNATVRQSGKTFTADLGINRNEVSYSNATKFFYYSKIEDFGDLHPQYGSQELDATGLTIEKGKVYPTAYKNISEISKLNALNLLREGYTYVRLAPDANTRALGLYFTTAPLHILRSGQAAPSGTPGLGNTATFILKKGGKVKYAVVNGFVHDLDDFNTEKGQGIVE; via the coding sequence ATGACGAAACCAATCATTCTGCCACTATTTTTTCTGCTCATTACCTTGATTACCGTTGATTCCCAGGCGCAAACCAAAGACCTCGCCGATCGTCTTTACCAGGCACACCAAACCTTCCGCGAACAAGCCCTTACCCAGCGCCGTTTCAAGCAAAAAGATATTCTTCCTTTGATCTCGGGACGGGAAGGCAATGCGATGTATCATATCGAAAAAGTCGGAGAGTCGTTCGAGGGCCGGCCTATTCAGATGATCAGGATCGGGAACGGCAAGAAAAAGGTGCTGCTATGGACGCAAATGCATGGCGACGAACCGACCGCTACCATGGCAAGTTTCGATATTTTCAATTTTCTTGAAGGGAAAAACGATGGTTTCGACGAGTTCCGCAAGAAGCTGCTCGACAATACCACATTATATTTCGTACCCATGCTTAACCCCGACGGGGCGGAACGCTACCAGCGACGCACCATGCAGGGGATCGACATGAACCGCGACGCCGCCGCCGGCCAGACACCCGAAGCTCAAATCCTGAAAGGCCTTGTTGACCGCCTGAAACCCGATTACGGCTTCAACCTCCACGACCAGAATCCCCGCTATTCCGCAGGCCGCAGCCCGAAACTGGCGACGGTCTCGTTCCTGGCGACTTCATACGACTACGAACTGTCCGTCAACGACGTACGCCAGCGCTCAATGCAACTGATTGTGGGCATGAACAGGATTCTGCAACGATACATTCCCGGCCAGGTAGCCCGCTACGCCGACGACCACGAGCCACGCGGATTTGGCGATAATGTGCAAAAATGGGGTACCACATTGGTGCTGATCGAATCGGGAGGTTATGTAGGCGATCCTGAAAAACAGTACATCCGTCAGCTCAATTTTATGGCTATTTTGTCCTCCCTGGATAAGATTGCGGACAATTCACTGACGAAGGAAAACCGGGAAGAGTACTACAACATTCCCGAAAACGGCCGCTGGGTATACGACCTCGTCGTGCGCAATGCGACCGTGCGGCAATCGGGCAAGACGTTCACCGCCGACCTGGGCATTAACCGTAATGAGGTAAGCTATTCCAATGCAACCAAATTCTTCTATTACAGCAAAATCGAGGACTTCGGTGATCTCCACCCACAATATGGCAGCCAGGAACTCGACGCAACGGGGCTTACAATTGAAAAAGGTAAAGTTTATCCGACGGCCTATAAAAATATAAGCGAGATCAGTAAGCTCAATGCCCTGAACCTGCTCAGGGAAGGTTACACGTACGTACGCCTGGCCCCCGACGCCAACACGCGCGCCCTTGGGCTTTACTTCACCACCGCCCCGCTACATATACTCAGGAGCGGCCAGGCCGCCCCGTCGGGTACGCCCGGATTAGGCAATACAGCCACTTTTATCCTCAAAAAAGGGGGTAAAGTGAAGTATGCCGTCGTGAATGGTTTCGTACATGATCTGGACGATTTCAATACCGAAAAAGGACAAGGAATCGTGGAATAA
- a CDS encoding TonB-dependent receptor codes for MKTNLLTLLFTLTAVITAFADPGTIRGSIKDAKTKEPLIGASVMIEGTQIGAAADVDGNFVLSNVPVGNHNIIISFVSYQTKNIPNVRVESGNTTVIDTELDEEGKALQEVVVRGNRATNTEVAVISEVKQLKPIAVGISAAQIQKSQDRDAAAAIRRVPGISIVENRFVMIRGLGSRYNAVLINDVITPSTEVDTRAFSFDLLPSNIIDRMIVYKSGSAESPGDFAGGVIKIYTKRRPDQNFTDGALTIGYRANTTFQNVQTHSRSGANWLGLWGADQTLSSAFPKRSADFNTLSSAERAAYGRILPNSWALKNINVSPDVRLAFNLGRRFDIGNVDVSNITNINYSMTNQFSNIDLKLYQNGLNANDVFEKYNDANYARQTRIGVLHNWTFRFSPVFNLEWKTLFNQMGNTETVAREGQRVIDGYDVKNYSQRFENRTIVTTQVSGDHKIGDLTKLNWITGFGYTGRWEPDWKRIRFQRRTTEPGSEPAPYQAVAPIDPNPIDLGRFYSKLNERVVTLAVNGEHTFGNPVDREPNKIRFGIYGERKDRDYSARFYGYTNVGDASEILRRDIGSIFTPQNITGENGGLTVKDGTKDLDSYNGINNYYAAYLSGDVNFGSRAILTLGFRGEYNNQQLHSTVVNQRQELVNNIVFIPLPSMNFTYKLSEKQNLRLAYSSTLNRAEFREMAPFTYFDFNLLADIRGNTALKTAKIQNLDTKWEFYPTQNELISVTGFYKHFKNPIETFLIPTGNGLAYTFINAGSAQSYGVEAEIRKGFTQASSRFLQNLTLVANASLIKSSVDLGQVVEGPDLSGAIQKYDLTGITDSKRPMANQSPYLVNAGVYYAEPSGWQWNILYNVFGQRIFAVGNVDNPTVYEMPRNVVDLNISKKFKSNLELRLGIQDIFNQPVRFSQDFNHDGKIGKDVTTKGPNADQDIRKFRRGSYFTLTAAYNFGRRTIVP; via the coding sequence ATGAAAACCAACTTACTTACATTACTGTTCACCCTCACTGCCGTCATTACGGCGTTTGCAGACCCCGGTACGATCCGCGGGTCCATCAAAGACGCAAAAACCAAGGAGCCGCTTATCGGCGCCTCCGTTATGATAGAAGGCACTCAAATCGGTGCCGCCGCCGACGTCGACGGAAATTTTGTACTTTCCAATGTTCCGGTCGGAAACCACAACATCATCATCTCCTTCGTTTCCTACCAAACGAAAAATATACCGAACGTCAGGGTCGAATCCGGAAACACGACCGTTATCGACACCGAGCTGGATGAAGAAGGCAAGGCATTGCAGGAGGTTGTCGTTCGCGGAAACCGGGCTACCAACACTGAGGTGGCTGTTATCAGCGAGGTCAAACAGTTAAAACCGATCGCGGTCGGCATTTCGGCGGCGCAGATCCAGAAATCGCAGGACCGCGACGCGGCGGCGGCGATCCGCCGGGTGCCGGGCATCAGCATTGTGGAGAACCGTTTCGTGATGATCCGGGGGTTGGGCTCGCGCTACAATGCGGTGCTGATCAACGACGTAATTACACCTTCAACCGAGGTAGACACCCGTGCTTTCTCGTTCGATCTTCTTCCCAGCAATATCATCGACCGGATGATTGTCTACAAATCAGGATCAGCGGAGTCTCCCGGTGATTTTGCAGGTGGTGTTATTAAAATTTACACAAAACGCCGTCCGGACCAGAACTTTACAGACGGGGCCCTGACCATAGGGTATCGCGCCAACACTACTTTCCAGAATGTGCAGACCCATTCCCGAAGCGGTGCCAACTGGCTTGGATTATGGGGAGCCGACCAGACACTTTCGAGCGCGTTTCCGAAGCGCTCCGCGGATTTCAACACGCTTAGTTCAGCTGAAAGGGCTGCCTACGGCAGGATTTTACCTAACAGCTGGGCATTGAAAAACATCAACGTTTCGCCAGACGTGCGTCTGGCGTTCAACCTCGGTCGCCGCTTCGACATCGGTAATGTGGATGTGAGCAATATCACCAACATCAACTACTCGATGACCAACCAGTTTTCAAATATCGATTTGAAACTGTACCAAAATGGTTTGAATGCCAATGATGTTTTCGAGAAATACAACGATGCCAACTATGCACGTCAGACACGCATCGGCGTACTTCATAACTGGACGTTCCGCTTCTCGCCTGTTTTCAACCTTGAATGGAAGACGTTGTTTAACCAAATGGGCAATACCGAGACAGTTGCCCGTGAAGGTCAGCGTGTAATAGACGGATACGATGTCAAAAATTACTCACAGCGTTTCGAGAACCGCACCATTGTCACGACGCAGGTTTCCGGCGATCACAAGATCGGCGATCTGACGAAACTGAACTGGATTACCGGGTTTGGTTATACCGGCCGTTGGGAGCCCGACTGGAAAAGAATCCGTTTTCAGCGCAGGACTACCGAACCGGGAAGCGAGCCGGCCCCTTACCAGGCAGTAGCACCGATCGACCCGAATCCCATCGACCTTGGACGCTTTTATTCCAAATTGAACGAGCGCGTGGTAACCCTGGCGGTAAACGGGGAACATACGTTTGGCAACCCCGTCGATCGAGAGCCCAACAAGATCCGCTTCGGTATCTACGGCGAACGCAAGGACCGCGACTACTCTGCACGCTTCTACGGCTATACCAATGTAGGTGATGCCTCCGAAATCCTTCGCCGTGACATCGGCTCCATTTTCACGCCCCAGAATATAACCGGAGAAAACGGAGGCCTGACGGTCAAAGACGGGACAAAGGACCTGGATTCATATAACGGTATCAACAACTACTACGCGGCATATTTAAGCGGCGATGTAAACTTCGGTTCCAGGGCAATCCTGACACTTGGCTTCCGGGGCGAGTATAACAATCAGCAGCTGCATTCGACCGTCGTGAACCAACGGCAGGAACTGGTAAACAATATCGTGTTCATCCCGCTTCCGTCGATGAACTTCACTTACAAGCTGAGCGAAAAACAGAACCTGCGTTTGGCTTACTCATCAACCCTTAACCGGGCCGAATTCCGCGAAATGGCGCCGTTTACCTACTTTGATTTCAATCTCCTGGCCGACATCCGCGGCAATACCGCGCTGAAAACTGCAAAAATCCAGAACCTCGACACGAAATGGGAGTTTTACCCAACCCAGAATGAACTGATCTCCGTAACCGGTTTTTATAAGCATTTCAAAAACCCGATCGAAACATTCCTCATCCCTACCGGTAACGGACTGGCTTACACCTTTATCAATGCCGGTTCAGCCCAAAGCTACGGCGTGGAGGCTGAAATCCGCAAAGGCTTCACACAGGCATCGAGCCGTTTCCTGCAAAACCTGACACTGGTAGCCAATGCGTCATTGATCAAAAGCAGCGTAGACCTTGGCCAGGTAGTTGAAGGGCCGGACCTAAGTGGTGCGATTCAAAAATACGACCTGACTGGCATTACCGATAGCAAGCGTCCAATGGCCAATCAATCGCCTTACCTGGTCAATGCGGGTGTTTACTACGCCGAACCGAGCGGCTGGCAGTGGAATATCCTTTACAATGTATTCGGACAAAGAATTTTCGCGGTGGGCAATGTCGACAATCCAACCGTTTACGAAATGCCACGCAATGTAGTAGACCTGAATATCAGCAAGAAGTTCAAGAGCAATCTGGAATTGCGCCTGGGTATCCAGGACATTTTCAACCAGCCCGTGCGCTTCTCGCAGGACTTCAACCATGACGGGAAAATCGGTAAAGACGTGACCACCAAAGGTCCGAATGCCGACCAGGACATCCGCAAATTCAGACGCGGCAGCTATTTCACCCTCACGGCTGCTTACAATTTCGGGAGAAGAACCATTGTTCCATAA
- a CDS encoding IPT/TIG domain-containing protein, with protein sequence MISLKNKLYSLLLLAGLVAGMSACDNDDEPDTTPQPELTVTAITPSSGPVGTKVTITGTKFDPTPANNTVLFNTTQATVTAATATSLEVTVPAGATNGVISVTVGGVTAKSTTSFTVSDRTTVEVSGEIKANTTWTKDKLYILKGFVYVTAGTTLTIEKGTIIKGAGKEEDPNASGKGGALIVEAGAKLMAIGTPEEPIVFTSAKDPGKRSYGDWGGVVLIGKAPNNRPASTAFEGGIRGTIGAGTDANDNSGTLQYVRIEFAGIALSATPNSEINGLTLYSVGAGTVIDHVQVSYSGDDSYEWFGGTVNAKNLIAFRGYDDDFDTDWGFTGKVQYALSLRDPQFADQSASNGFESDNYNPGEPATGANNGLPLTEPIFANVSHFVTDKTPSTAQAPQGTGPYQSAMHLRRNTAISILNSVFVGSPEGLRLDGTATGTWKNAQDGKLDLRGIVLSNNLTPVVGKGEITNDQATTYFNTAARKNEIKDLASLLLNSANFNLTAPNFLPQATSPLLSGSTWEGKGTDAFFTKETFRGAFGTTDWTKGWANWDPQNTIYK encoded by the coding sequence ATGATTAGCTTAAAAAACAAATTGTATTCATTGCTCCTTCTGGCAGGCCTGGTTGCAGGCATGTCGGCTTGCGACAACGACGACGAGCCCGACACAACGCCGCAGCCGGAATTGACTGTTACCGCTATCACTCCGTCTTCCGGGCCGGTAGGGACTAAAGTGACGATTACCGGTACGAAGTTTGACCCTACTCCGGCAAACAATACCGTGTTGTTCAATACCACGCAGGCAACCGTGACCGCAGCGACCGCGACTTCACTGGAAGTGACCGTTCCTGCTGGCGCTACCAATGGGGTAATATCCGTAACGGTAGGTGGCGTAACTGCGAAAAGCACGACAAGCTTCACAGTGTCCGATCGTACAACTGTTGAAGTTAGCGGTGAAATCAAAGCTAACACTACCTGGACAAAAGACAAGCTTTATATCCTGAAAGGCTTTGTTTATGTGACAGCGGGCACTACCCTGACCATCGAAAAAGGAACCATCATTAAAGGCGCGGGCAAAGAAGAGGACCCTAACGCATCCGGAAAAGGTGGCGCTTTGATTGTGGAAGCAGGTGCCAAACTGATGGCCATCGGTACCCCCGAAGAGCCTATCGTATTTACTTCTGCCAAGGATCCCGGCAAACGCAGCTACGGCGACTGGGGTGGTGTAGTATTGATTGGTAAAGCTCCCAATAACCGTCCGGCCTCCACTGCATTCGAAGGTGGTATCCGCGGAACGATCGGTGCAGGAACGGATGCCAACGACAACTCGGGAACACTTCAGTACGTTCGTATCGAGTTTGCGGGTATTGCATTGAGTGCAACGCCTAACTCCGAAATCAATGGTTTGACGCTCTACTCGGTAGGTGCGGGCACCGTAATCGACCACGTACAGGTTTCTTATTCCGGCGACGACTCCTACGAATGGTTTGGCGGAACGGTAAATGCTAAAAACCTCATCGCATTCCGCGGTTACGACGATGACTTCGACACCGACTGGGGCTTTACCGGTAAAGTTCAGTATGCGCTTTCACTTCGTGATCCCCAGTTTGCTGACCAGTCGGCTTCCAACGGTTTCGAATCGGATAACTATAATCCGGGAGAACCTGCAACCGGCGCCAACAACGGTTTGCCTCTGACAGAACCCATTTTTGCCAATGTGAGCCACTTCGTAACCGACAAAACACCGTCCACCGCTCAGGCTCCTCAGGGAACCGGACCATATCAGTCGGCGATGCACCTTCGCAGAAACACTGCGATCAGCATTCTTAACTCGGTTTTCGTTGGTTCGCCGGAAGGCCTTCGTTTGGATGGTACTGCAACCGGAACCTGGAAAAACGCCCAGGACGGCAAACTCGACCTGAGAGGCATCGTATTGTCGAACAACCTGACTCCTGTTGTTGGTAAAGGTGAAATAACAAACGATCAGGCTACTACCTATTTCAATACTGCCGCACGCAAGAACGAAATAAAAGACCTGGCTTCCCTGTTGTTGAACAGTGCAAATTTCAACCTGACTGCTCCTAACTTCCTGCCGCAAGCCACTTCTCCTTTGTTGAGCGGGTCGACCTGGGAAGGCAAAGGTACAGATGCATTCTTCACAAAAGAGACCTTCAGAGGTGCATTCGGAACTACCGACTGGACCAAAGGATGGGCTAACTGGGATCCGCAAAATACGATCTACAAATAA
- a CDS encoding HupE/UreJ family protein — protein MSEFQAYLQLGFNHITDSNGYDHILFIMAICSVYTLIDWKKVIVLVTAFTAGHSITLALSTLGYVAVDPDWIELLIPITILITAFLNFFYKIPKGPYAPREKQPALRYPLALGFGLIHGLGFSNYLRALLGKEADIFNPLLGFNVGLELGQLIIVFIILVIAFVIIELMKVPKPSWIQILSGIIFGMALSLILNNELFRTLTGMATDS, from the coding sequence ATGTCCGAGTTCCAGGCTTACCTCCAATTAGGTTTCAACCACATCACAGATTCCAACGGTTATGATCACATCCTCTTCATCATGGCAATCTGCTCGGTCTACACGCTGATAGACTGGAAAAAAGTAATCGTCCTCGTTACCGCATTCACGGCGGGCCATTCCATCACGCTGGCGCTATCCACACTCGGCTATGTGGCCGTCGATCCCGACTGGATAGAGCTGCTGATCCCGATCACGATCCTGATCACCGCCTTTCTGAATTTCTTCTATAAAATTCCGAAAGGCCCGTATGCGCCCAGGGAAAAACAACCCGCGTTAAGGTACCCGCTCGCATTGGGTTTCGGATTGATCCACGGACTGGGTTTCTCGAACTACCTGAGAGCGCTGCTGGGCAAGGAGGCGGATATCTTCAATCCGCTGCTTGGATTTAATGTAGGGCTCGAATTGGGGCAACTCATCATCGTGTTTATTATATTAGTCATTGCGTTCGTGATAATCGAGCTGATGAAGGTCCCGAAACCAAGCTGGATACAGATATTATCCGGCATCATTTTCGGCATGGCCCTCTCGCTGATCCTGAACAACGAACTATTCCGCACACTCACAGGCATGGCCACCGACTCATGA